A region of Streptomyces sp. NBC_01267 DNA encodes the following proteins:
- the yaaA gene encoding peroxide stress protein YaaA → MLVLLPPSEGKAASGSGAPLKPESLSLPGLAGARAAVLDELVELCAADEEKAREVLGLSEGLRGEVVKNTGLRTAGARPAGQIYTGVLYDALDLGSLDASARRRAATSLLVFSGLWGAVRIGDRIPSYRCSMGVKLPGLGALGTHWRAPMAAVMPEVAGGGLVLDLRSAAYATAWKPKGEVAERTASVRVLHAPTRKVVSHFNKATKGRMVRDLLLAGAAPADPAALVETLRELGYVVEASAPVKAGKAWELDVLVTEIH, encoded by the coding sequence GTGCTCGTGCTCTTGCCGCCGTCCGAAGGAAAGGCCGCGAGCGGCTCCGGTGCCCCGCTGAAGCCGGAGTCGCTGTCGCTGCCGGGGCTGGCCGGGGCACGGGCCGCGGTGCTGGACGAACTGGTCGAGCTGTGCGCGGCGGACGAGGAGAAGGCGCGCGAGGTCCTCGGGCTGAGCGAGGGGCTGCGCGGCGAGGTCGTCAAGAACACGGGGCTGCGGACCGCGGGCGCGCGTCCCGCCGGTCAGATCTACACCGGCGTGCTCTACGACGCACTGGACCTCGGCTCCCTCGACGCGTCGGCCCGGCGGCGGGCCGCGACGTCCCTGCTGGTGTTCTCCGGGCTGTGGGGTGCGGTACGGATCGGCGACCGGATCCCCTCGTACCGCTGCTCGATGGGGGTGAAGCTGCCGGGCCTCGGGGCGCTCGGGACGCACTGGCGGGCGCCGATGGCTGCCGTCATGCCCGAGGTCGCGGGCGGTGGCCTGGTGCTCGATCTGCGGTCGGCCGCCTATGCGACGGCGTGGAAGCCGAAGGGTGAGGTCGCGGAGCGTACGGCTTCGGTGCGGGTGCTGCACGCGCCGACCCGGAAGGTCGTCAGTCACTTCAACAAGGCGACGAAGGGGCGGATGGTGCGCGATCTGCTGCTCGCGGGCGCCGCACCGGCCGACCCCGCCGCCCTCGTCGAGACCCTGCGGGAGCTGGGGTACGTGGTGGAGGCATCGGCTCCGGTGAAGGCCGGGAAGGCCTGGGAGCTGGATGTGCTGGTGACCGAGATCCACTGA
- the eda gene encoding bifunctional 4-hydroxy-2-oxoglutarate aldolase/2-dehydro-3-deoxy-phosphogluconate aldolase, translating to MTSVLDLAPVVPVVVLDDAADAVPLARALVAGGLPAIEVTLRTPAALDAIRAIAAEVPDAVVGAGTVISPEGVSQALAAGARFLVSPGWSDRLLGSMTESGVPFLPGVSTTSEVVQLLERGITEMKFFPAEAAGGTPYLKSLGGPLPQARFCPTGGISLTSAPSYLALPNVGCVGGTWMLPAEAVATRDWARVESLARGAAALRVA from the coding sequence ATGACTTCCGTGCTCGACCTTGCCCCCGTGGTCCCTGTCGTCGTGCTCGACGACGCAGCCGATGCCGTACCGCTGGCGCGGGCGCTGGTCGCGGGCGGGCTGCCCGCGATCGAGGTGACGCTGCGGACACCCGCCGCGCTGGACGCGATCCGGGCCATCGCCGCCGAGGTGCCGGACGCGGTGGTCGGCGCGGGCACCGTGATCTCCCCCGAGGGGGTCTCTCAGGCACTCGCCGCGGGGGCCCGGTTCCTGGTCAGCCCCGGCTGGTCGGACCGGCTGCTGGGCTCGATGACGGAGTCCGGTGTGCCGTTCCTGCCGGGCGTCTCCACGACCTCGGAGGTCGTGCAGCTGCTGGAGCGCGGGATCACCGAGATGAAGTTCTTCCCCGCGGAGGCGGCGGGCGGGACGCCCTACCTGAAGTCGCTCGGGGGGCCGCTGCCGCAGGCCCGGTTCTGCCCCACCGGCGGGATCTCGCTGACGTCCGCGCCGTCGTATCTGGCGCTGCCGAACGTGGGCTGCGTCGGCGGGACCTGGATGCTCCCGGCGGAAGCCGTCGCCACCCGGGACTGGGCGCGGGTGGAGTCACTGGCGCGGGGTGCGGCGGCGCTGCGCGTGGCGTGA
- a CDS encoding bifunctional RNase H/acid phosphatase — protein sequence MREFVVEADGGSRGNPGPAGYGAVVLDPATGETLTEAAEFIGFATNNVAEYRGLIAGLRAAAALDPAARVRVRMDSKLVVEQMSGRWQIKHPDMKPLAAEAATVLPRSQVTYEWIPRERNKHADRLANEAMDAGRDGRQWEPSDSTADLGAPSAPEATGAPAAPPVGWSAPADLGAPATFVLLRHGETALTPEKRFSGSGGTDPELSATGREQAERAAAAFAARGTIQAVVSSPLRRCRETAQTVADRLGLPVRIEEGLRETDFGAWEGLTFGEARERYRADLDAWLASSKAAPTGGGESFATVARRVASARDRLIAGHRGTTALLVTHVTPIKTLVRLALGAPPESLFRMELSAASVSAVAYYADGNASVRLLNDTSHLR from the coding sequence ATGCGGGAGTTCGTCGTCGAGGCGGACGGCGGTTCCCGGGGCAACCCGGGGCCCGCCGGCTACGGCGCGGTCGTGCTCGACCCGGCCACCGGGGAGACCCTGACCGAGGCCGCGGAGTTCATCGGTTTCGCCACGAACAACGTGGCCGAGTACCGGGGCCTCATCGCCGGGCTCCGGGCCGCCGCGGCGCTGGACCCCGCCGCTCGGGTCCGGGTCCGGATGGACTCCAAACTCGTCGTCGAGCAGATGTCGGGGCGCTGGCAGATCAAGCACCCGGACATGAAGCCGCTGGCGGCGGAGGCCGCCACCGTGCTGCCCCGGTCACAGGTGACGTACGAGTGGATCCCGCGCGAGCGGAACAAGCACGCGGACCGGCTCGCCAACGAGGCGATGGACGCGGGCAGGGACGGCAGGCAGTGGGAGCCGTCGGACTCGACGGCGGACCTGGGCGCGCCGTCCGCCCCTGAGGCGACCGGTGCCCCGGCCGCCCCGCCGGTCGGCTGGTCGGCCCCGGCCGACCTGGGCGCCCCGGCGACCTTCGTACTGCTGCGCCACGGCGAGACGGCGCTCACCCCGGAGAAGCGGTTCTCCGGCAGCGGCGGCACGGACCCCGAGCTGTCCGCGACCGGCCGCGAGCAGGCGGAACGGGCCGCGGCGGCGTTCGCTGCCCGCGGCACGATCCAGGCGGTCGTGTCGTCACCGCTGCGCCGCTGCCGCGAGACGGCGCAGACGGTGGCGGACCGGCTGGGTCTGCCGGTCCGGATCGAAGAGGGCCTGCGCGAGACGGACTTCGGTGCCTGGGAGGGCCTGACGTTCGGCGAGGCGCGCGAGCGGTACCGCGCCGACCTCGACGCCTGGCTCGCCTCGTCCAAGGCGGCCCCGACCGGCGGCGGCGAGAGCTTCGCGACAGTGGCCCGCAGGGTCGCGTCCGCCCGCGACCGGCTGATCGCCGGGCACCGGGGGACGACGGCGCTGCTGGTCACGCATGTCACACCGATCAAGACACTGGTACGGCTCGCGCTGGGAGCGCCGCCCGAGTCGCTGTTCCGGATGGAACTCTCGGCGGCCTCGGTGTCGGCGGTCGCGTACTACGCGGACGGCAACGCGTCCGTACGGCTGCTGAACGACACGTCACACCTGCGCTGA
- a CDS encoding zinc ribbon domain-containing protein, whose protein sequence is MNAAHADQIRLLDVQSLDVRLSQLAHKRKSLPEHAEIDSLTKDLTQLRDLLVAVRTEESDTAREQTKAEQDVDQVRQRSARDQQRLDSGAVSSPKDLENLQREITSLAKRQGDLEDVVLEVMERRESAQERATELTERVGSVEGKVADATARRDAAAGEIDREVATLTKEREVVAASVPADLMKLYEKLRVQQGGVGAARLYQRRCEGCRLELNITEVNEVKAAPADSVLRCENCHRILVRTADSGI, encoded by the coding sequence CTGAACGCCGCGCACGCCGACCAGATCCGACTCCTCGACGTCCAGTCCCTCGACGTACGGCTGTCGCAGCTCGCGCACAAGCGCAAGTCGCTTCCCGAGCACGCCGAGATCGACTCCCTGACCAAGGACCTCACCCAGCTCCGCGACCTGCTCGTCGCCGTGCGGACGGAGGAGAGCGACACCGCCCGCGAGCAGACCAAGGCCGAGCAGGACGTCGACCAGGTCCGCCAGCGCTCGGCGCGCGACCAGCAGCGGCTCGACTCCGGTGCGGTCAGCTCGCCCAAGGACCTGGAGAACCTCCAGCGCGAGATCACCTCGCTCGCCAAGCGCCAGGGTGACCTGGAGGACGTCGTCCTCGAAGTGATGGAGCGCCGGGAGTCCGCGCAGGAGCGCGCCACCGAACTCACCGAGCGGGTCGGGTCCGTCGAGGGCAAGGTCGCCGACGCCACCGCGCGCCGCGACGCCGCCGCCGGGGAGATCGACCGCGAGGTCGCCACCCTCACCAAGGAGCGCGAGGTGGTGGCCGCCTCGGTCCCCGCCGACCTGATGAAGCTGTACGAGAAGCTGCGGGTGCAGCAGGGCGGCGTCGGCGCGGCCCGTCTCTACCAGCGCCGCTGCGAGGGCTGCCGTCTGGAGCTCAACATCACCGAGGTCAACGAGGTGAAGGCGGCTCCCGCCGACTCGGTGCTGCGGTGCGAGAACTGCCACCGCATCCTGGTGCGTACGGCCGACTCGGGCATCTGA
- a CDS encoding Nif3-like dinuclear metal center hexameric protein: protein MPRLSEVIAALDALWPPERAESWDAVGTVCGDPQAPEGVDRVLFAVDPVQEIADEAVALGAQLIVTHHPLYLRGTTTVAADTFKGRVVHTLIRHGIALHVAHTNADTADPGVSDALAGALDLRVVGPLVPDPADPHGRRGLGRVCELDHPVTLREFAARAAARLPATAQGIRVAGDPDALVHTVAVSGGSGDSLFDQVRASGVDAFLTADLRHHPVSEAVQQSPLGLLDAAHWATEWPWCTQAAAQLDAISDRNGWGLRTHVSRTVTDPWTAHAASTATDPSGAPN, encoded by the coding sequence GTGCCCCGTCTGTCTGAAGTCATCGCCGCACTCGACGCCCTCTGGCCTCCCGAGCGGGCCGAATCCTGGGACGCCGTCGGTACGGTGTGCGGCGATCCGCAGGCCCCCGAAGGTGTCGACCGGGTCCTCTTCGCCGTCGACCCCGTCCAGGAGATCGCCGACGAGGCGGTGGCGCTCGGTGCCCAGCTGATCGTCACCCACCACCCGCTCTATCTGCGCGGGACGACGACGGTCGCTGCCGACACCTTCAAGGGCCGTGTCGTGCACACCCTGATCCGGCACGGCATCGCCCTGCACGTCGCACACACCAACGCCGACACCGCCGACCCCGGGGTCTCCGACGCGCTCGCCGGGGCGCTGGACCTGCGGGTCGTGGGCCCCCTCGTACCCGACCCGGCCGACCCGCACGGGCGGCGGGGCCTCGGCCGGGTGTGTGAGCTCGACCACCCGGTGACCCTGCGGGAGTTCGCCGCACGGGCCGCCGCACGGCTCCCCGCCACCGCGCAGGGCATCCGCGTCGCGGGCGACCCCGACGCCCTCGTCCACACCGTCGCGGTCAGCGGCGGCTCCGGCGACAGCCTCTTCGACCAGGTACGCGCCAGTGGCGTCGATGCCTTCCTCACCGCCGACCTGCGCCACCACCCGGTGTCCGAGGCGGTGCAGCAGTCGCCGCTCGGGCTGCTCGACGCGGCGCACTGGGCCACCGAGTGGCCCTGGTGCACGCAGGCCGCGGCGCAGCTCGACGCGATTTCCGACCGGAACGGATGGGGTCTGCGTACCCACGTCTCCCGTACGGTCACAGACCCCTGGACCGCCCACGCGGCGTCCACCGCAACCGATCCTTCTGGAGCCCCCAACTGA
- a CDS encoding ABC transporter substrate-binding protein, with translation MSVRRRSAAVAALALTGALTLAACGSSDSGDGAASSDKANSAAKKDVATGGKDFGDAAKKTAAFGTDAKPGQFPRTITQAMGKTVLKAKPQRVVVLDVGELDNVVSLGIKPVGYAPTEGSEGIPSYLKKNAGNPKNVGTINNLNLEAIANLHPDLILGSQLRAADKYDALKKIAPTVFSIRPGFTWKQNYLLNAAALDRTAQAKAELGSYEKRAKQLGADVGPHKPTISMVRYMPDRIRLYAQQSFIGTILQDAGLPRPKSQQVNDLAVEISPEKIDSADADWIFTGVYGDPKATKRDTVQSNPLWKNLKAVKDGQAKNVPDETWYLGLGVTAADKVLDDLQHYLVK, from the coding sequence ATGTCCGTACGTCGCCGCAGCGCAGCTGTCGCCGCCCTCGCGCTCACCGGCGCGCTCACCCTCGCCGCCTGCGGAAGCAGTGACAGCGGGGACGGCGCCGCGAGCTCCGACAAGGCCAACTCGGCGGCCAAGAAGGACGTCGCGACCGGGGGCAAGGACTTCGGGGACGCCGCGAAGAAGACCGCCGCGTTCGGTACGGACGCCAAGCCCGGCCAGTTCCCGCGCACCATCACCCAGGCCATGGGCAAGACCGTGCTCAAGGCGAAGCCCCAGCGGGTCGTCGTCCTCGACGTCGGCGAGCTGGACAACGTCGTCTCCCTCGGCATCAAGCCGGTCGGCTACGCGCCCACCGAGGGCAGCGAGGGCATTCCCAGCTACCTCAAGAAGAACGCCGGGAACCCGAAGAACGTCGGCACGATCAACAACCTCAACCTGGAGGCCATCGCCAACCTCCACCCGGACCTGATCCTCGGCAGCCAGCTGCGCGCGGCGGACAAGTACGACGCACTCAAGAAGATCGCGCCGACCGTCTTCTCCATCCGTCCGGGCTTCACCTGGAAGCAGAACTACCTGCTGAACGCGGCGGCGCTCGACCGGACCGCCCAGGCCAAGGCCGAACTCGGCTCGTACGAGAAGCGCGCCAAGCAGCTCGGCGCCGACGTCGGCCCGCACAAGCCGACCATCTCGATGGTCCGGTACATGCCGGACCGGATCCGCCTCTACGCGCAGCAGTCCTTCATCGGCACGATCCTCCAGGACGCCGGACTGCCGCGGCCCAAGAGCCAGCAGGTGAACGACCTCGCCGTGGAGATCAGCCCCGAGAAGATCGACTCCGCGGACGCCGACTGGATCTTCACCGGCGTGTACGGCGACCCCAAGGCCACCAAGCGCGACACCGTCCAGTCCAACCCGCTCTGGAAGAACCTCAAGGCGGTCAAGGACGGGCAGGCGAAGAACGTTCCCGACGAGACCTGGTACCTGGGTCTGGGCGTGACCGCGGCCGACAAGGTCCTCGACGACCTCCAGCACTACCTCGTCAAGTAA
- a CDS encoding 3-oxoacyl-ACP reductase, producing the protein MSLPLDGLSAIVTGAGRGLGRAEALELARLGASVVVNDFGQPGRDGSGEASAAPAEEVAAEIRAAGGQAVAHLGDVADHEQARALVQLAVDTYGKLDILVNNAGILRDRMVFSMSESEWDSVIRVHLKGHFNTTHFASVHWRERSKAAGGPVYGRIVNTSSEAYLAGSAGQPNYAAAKGGVVGLTTSTALALGKYGVTANAICPRARTRMTEDVFAGFQEPGAGELDPLAPEHVSPLVGYLASPAAAQVNGQLLVVHGGMVAVVERPRVAAKFDTAKTVFSYEELDEVLSPYYADRPPNETFAASEVLGLKHSG; encoded by the coding sequence ATGTCTTTGCCACTCGATGGCCTGTCCGCGATCGTCACCGGGGCCGGCCGCGGCCTCGGCCGTGCCGAGGCGCTGGAACTCGCCCGGCTCGGCGCGAGTGTCGTCGTCAACGACTTCGGCCAGCCGGGCCGTGACGGTTCCGGCGAGGCGTCCGCCGCGCCCGCCGAGGAGGTGGCCGCCGAGATCCGCGCGGCGGGCGGGCAGGCGGTCGCCCACCTCGGCGACGTCGCGGACCACGAACAGGCCCGCGCCCTGGTGCAGTTGGCGGTCGACACCTACGGGAAGCTCGACATCCTGGTCAACAACGCGGGCATCCTGCGGGACCGCATGGTGTTCTCGATGAGCGAGAGCGAGTGGGACTCGGTGATCCGGGTCCACCTCAAGGGCCACTTCAACACCACCCACTTCGCCTCCGTCCACTGGCGGGAGCGTTCCAAGGCCGCGGGCGGACCGGTCTACGGCCGGATCGTCAACACCTCCTCGGAGGCGTACCTGGCAGGCTCGGCGGGCCAGCCGAACTACGCGGCGGCCAAGGGCGGTGTCGTCGGGCTGACCACGTCGACGGCGCTGGCCCTCGGCAAGTACGGGGTGACCGCCAACGCGATCTGCCCGCGCGCCAGGACCCGGATGACCGAGGACGTCTTCGCCGGATTCCAGGAGCCGGGCGCGGGCGAGCTGGATCCGCTGGCCCCCGAGCACGTCTCCCCGCTCGTCGGCTACCTCGCGTCCCCGGCCGCGGCCCAGGTCAACGGGCAACTGCTCGTGGTGCACGGCGGGATGGTCGCCGTCGTGGAACGGCCCAGGGTGGCCGCGAAGTTCGACACCGCGAAGACCGTGTTCTCGTACGAGGAGCTGGACGAGGTGCTCTCCCCGTACTACGCGGACCGGCCGCCGAACGAGACCTTCGCGGCCTCGGAGGTCCTGGGACTCAAGCACAGCGGCTGA
- a CDS encoding Zn-dependent alcohol dehydrogenase, whose translation MRAAVLHEIGQEKLEVHDDVEAVGFGPGKVKIRVRATGLCHSDVSAMNGVLPQPAPFVPGHEGAGEILDVGDGVTGLSQGDRVVLCWLPACGICPACKRGQTELCLAGFMNAGTPNFKRPGGDVFGFAGTGTFTEEVVVGAGCAVPIPDDVPFEIAALIGCGVTTGLGAAINTADVQAGSSVAVIGCGGVGISAIQGARLRGASQIIAVDPVASRREAALKFGATEAIAPDALTDAKQRITAGEGFDYVFEVVGKSATARTAYETTRRGGTLCVVGAGAMDDFLQLNMFELFFDEKRILPSMYGGGDVVRSYERAISLWRAGRIDLEGLITHRVPLAGINDALVQMRTGEALRTCIEI comes from the coding sequence ATGCGCGCAGCCGTACTGCACGAGATAGGCCAGGAGAAGCTCGAGGTCCACGACGACGTCGAGGCGGTGGGCTTCGGCCCCGGCAAGGTCAAGATCAGGGTCCGGGCCACCGGGCTCTGCCACTCGGACGTCTCCGCGATGAACGGGGTGCTTCCGCAGCCCGCGCCGTTCGTCCCCGGCCACGAGGGCGCGGGCGAGATCCTGGACGTCGGCGACGGGGTCACGGGTCTCAGCCAGGGCGACCGGGTGGTGCTCTGCTGGCTGCCCGCCTGCGGGATCTGCCCGGCCTGCAAGCGCGGCCAGACCGAGCTGTGCCTCGCCGGGTTCATGAACGCGGGCACCCCCAACTTCAAGCGCCCCGGCGGCGATGTCTTCGGATTCGCCGGGACCGGCACCTTCACCGAGGAGGTCGTCGTGGGCGCGGGGTGCGCGGTGCCCATCCCCGACGACGTGCCGTTCGAGATCGCCGCGCTCATCGGCTGCGGCGTCACGACCGGACTCGGCGCCGCCATCAACACCGCCGACGTGCAGGCCGGTTCGTCGGTCGCGGTCATCGGCTGCGGCGGCGTCGGAATCTCCGCGATCCAGGGCGCGCGGCTCAGGGGCGCCTCCCAGATCATCGCCGTCGACCCGGTCGCCTCTCGCCGGGAGGCCGCGCTGAAGTTCGGCGCGACGGAGGCCATCGCCCCGGACGCGCTGACCGACGCCAAGCAGCGCATCACGGCGGGGGAGGGCTTCGACTACGTCTTCGAGGTCGTCGGCAAGTCGGCCACGGCCCGGACGGCGTACGAGACGACCCGGCGCGGCGGCACCCTGTGCGTGGTCGGCGCGGGCGCCATGGACGACTTCCTCCAGCTCAACATGTTCGAGCTGTTCTTCGACGAGAAGCGGATCCTGCCCTCCATGTACGGCGGCGGGGACGTCGTCCGCTCCTACGAGCGGGCCATCTCGCTCTGGCGGGCCGGACGCATCGACCTCGAAGGGCTGATCACGCACCGGGTGCCGCTCGCCGGGATCAACGACGCGCTGGTGCAGATGCGTACGGGCGAGGCGCTGCGTACCTGCATCGAGATCTGA
- a CDS encoding MaoC/PaaZ C-terminal domain-containing protein, producing the protein MPIDAAEAVAAEPRSSEITWGHKDVQLYHLGVGAGLPATDADELRYTLESRLHVLPSFATVAGAGTALAGGLTAPGIEVDLAAVLHGGQTVVLHRPIPVEGTAVSASRVQAVYDKGKAAVIVLRSEVSDAEGPLWTSDSQIFVRGEGGFGGERGPSARLELPDRAPDRTEERPIRPDQALLYRLSGDWNPLHADPEFAKLAGFDRPILHGLCSYGMTLKAVVDTVLGGDVARVDSYATRFAGVVFPGETLRLRMWESPGRVQVAVSAVERDDAPVLADTVVTHH; encoded by the coding sequence ATGCCCATTGATGCCGCAGAGGCCGTTGCCGCCGAACCCCGCTCCAGCGAGATCACCTGGGGCCACAAGGACGTCCAGCTCTACCACCTCGGGGTTGGCGCCGGTCTGCCCGCCACCGACGCCGACGAGCTGCGCTACACCCTGGAGTCCAGGCTGCACGTCCTGCCCAGCTTCGCCACGGTCGCCGGCGCGGGCACGGCCCTGGCGGGCGGCCTCACCGCACCCGGGATCGAGGTGGACCTCGCCGCCGTCCTGCACGGTGGGCAGACCGTCGTCCTGCACCGGCCGATCCCCGTCGAGGGCACGGCCGTCTCCGCGTCCCGCGTCCAGGCGGTGTACGACAAGGGGAAGGCCGCCGTCATCGTGCTGCGCTCCGAAGTGAGTGACGCCGAGGGCCCGTTGTGGACCAGCGACTCCCAGATCTTCGTACGGGGCGAGGGCGGGTTCGGCGGCGAACGCGGCCCCTCGGCCCGGCTCGAACTCCCCGACCGGGCGCCCGACCGCACCGAGGAGCGCCCGATCCGCCCGGACCAGGCCCTGCTCTACCGGCTCTCCGGCGACTGGAACCCGCTGCACGCCGACCCGGAGTTCGCCAAGCTCGCCGGGTTCGACCGGCCGATCCTGCACGGGCTCTGCTCGTACGGAATGACGCTCAAGGCCGTCGTCGACACCGTGCTCGGCGGCGATGTCGCCCGGGTCGACTCGTACGCCACCCGCTTCGCCGGTGTCGTCTTCCCCGGCGAGACCCTCCGGCTCCGGATGTGGGAGTCGCCGGGCCGTGTCCAGGTGGCCGTCTCGGCCGTCGAACGGGACGACGCGCCGGTCCTCGCCGACACCGTCGTCACACACCACTGA
- a CDS encoding ABC transporter ATP-binding protein, whose amino-acid sequence MTQTADTGPAVSFTGAVKTFGAVRAVDGADLEIHRGETVALLGRNGAGKSTTIGLLLGLDQPDSGQVRLFGRTPEQAVRAGLVGAMLQTGQPIPRVTVRELVAFVASTYPRPLPVSEALDMAGLAEFAGRRVDKLSGGQTQRVRFAVALAGNPELIVLDEPTAALDVEARRAFWDSMRAYARRGNTVLFSTHYLEEADDNADRIVVIDRGRIVADGSAELIKRSAGGSLVSFDLAGRGTEGLPLLPGVTAVEIRGDRASLRTDDSDATVVALAELGAIRGLAVAPATLEDAFLRLTSHEPASHELAHVPGEPTNESGHGTAPRPQKADV is encoded by the coding sequence ATGACGCAGACAGCAGACACCGGCCCCGCGGTGAGCTTCACCGGCGCGGTCAAGACCTTCGGCGCGGTACGGGCCGTGGACGGCGCCGATCTGGAGATCCACCGCGGGGAGACCGTCGCGCTCCTGGGGCGCAACGGGGCCGGGAAGTCCACCACGATCGGACTGCTGCTCGGGCTCGACCAGCCCGACAGCGGGCAGGTGCGGCTCTTCGGCCGGACGCCCGAACAGGCGGTACGGGCCGGACTGGTGGGGGCGATGCTGCAGACCGGGCAGCCGATCCCCCGGGTGACGGTGCGGGAACTGGTCGCCTTCGTCGCCAGTACGTATCCGCGCCCCCTCCCGGTGTCCGAGGCGCTGGACATGGCGGGCCTCGCCGAGTTCGCGGGCCGCCGGGTCGACAAGCTCTCCGGCGGCCAGACACAACGCGTCCGGTTCGCCGTGGCGCTCGCCGGGAACCCGGAGCTGATCGTCCTCGACGAGCCGACCGCCGCGCTCGACGTGGAGGCCAGGCGGGCGTTCTGGGACTCCATGCGGGCGTACGCGCGGCGCGGGAACACCGTGCTCTTCTCCACGCACTACCTGGAGGAGGCCGACGACAACGCCGACCGCATCGTGGTCATCGACCGGGGCCGGATCGTCGCGGACGGCAGCGCCGAGCTGATCAAGCGCTCGGCGGGCGGCAGCCTGGTCTCCTTCGACCTGGCGGGCCGGGGAACGGAAGGGCTTCCGCTGCTGCCCGGCGTCACCGCCGTGGAGATCCGCGGGGACCGGGCGTCGCTGCGTACGGACGACTCCGACGCCACCGTCGTCGCCCTCGCGGAGCTGGGCGCGATCCGCGGACTCGCGGTCGCCCCGGCCACCCTGGAGGACGCCTTCCTCCGCCTCACCTCGCACGAACCCGCCTCGCACGAACTCGCCCACGTACCCGGCGAACCGACGAACGAGAGCGGGCACGGAACCGCGCCCCGACCCCAGAAGGCGGACGTCTGA